The following proteins are co-located in the Legionella fallonii LLAP-10 genome:
- a CDS encoding DUF4158 domain-containing protein: MAISDHLSILSQEEISSLYDVPKIDEEDRQLLFEITPEDEAYLNKQTVVNNKINYLLQVGYFRATRNFYKFTFQQVKDDTLYIINQHFPETNFPKKDIDINKHYAAQKMICDIYKYKRSNAEFIANFNRYAKRLTTRDLQPKFIFDELLEFCEQHKIIRPKYSTLQGIVSKAISREENRLTLKLERLLNKIEKANLDSLLAKEDLFHNLTLLKKDPKNFNTKEMQKELSKQRKILALFNKAKMVIPLLSISRQNIQYYTGLAEFYDINILQKINRKKARLYLICFVWQRFVKLNDHLTSFFIHKMGTYEDSAKTHA, translated from the coding sequence GTGGCTATTAGTGATCATCTTTCCATCTTATCTCAAGAAGAGATAAGTTCACTTTACGATGTGCCTAAAATTGATGAAGAAGACCGTCAATTATTATTTGAAATAACGCCCGAGGATGAGGCTTATCTAAATAAACAGACTGTTGTAAACAATAAAATCAATTACCTTCTGCAAGTAGGATATTTTAGGGCAACTAGAAATTTTTATAAATTTACCTTTCAGCAAGTAAAAGACGATACGCTATATATTATCAATCAACATTTTCCAGAGACTAACTTCCCCAAAAAAGACATTGATATTAATAAACATTACGCCGCCCAAAAAATGATTTGTGATATTTATAAGTACAAACGTTCAAATGCTGAATTTATTGCTAATTTTAACCGTTATGCCAAAAGGCTAACCACCCGTGATTTGCAGCCAAAATTTATTTTCGATGAACTCCTGGAGTTTTGTGAGCAACATAAAATCATTCGTCCTAAATATTCAACCCTACAGGGCATTGTTTCAAAAGCTATTAGTCGTGAAGAAAACAGACTAACTTTAAAATTAGAACGTCTATTAAATAAAATCGAAAAAGCTAACCTTGATAGCTTATTGGCAAAGGAAGATCTATTTCACAATTTAACCTTGTTGAAAAAAGATCCGAAAAATTTTAATACTAAAGAAATGCAGAAAGAACTCTCCAAACAAAGAAAAATTCTCGCCTTATTCAATAAAGCAAAAATGGTGATACCCCTATTGAGTATCTCACGGCAGAATATTCAATATTATACAGGGCTTGCTGAGTTCTATGACATCAACATACTTCAAAAAATAAACAGAAAAAAGGCACGACTATATTTGATCTGCTTTGTTTGGCAGCGTT
- a CDS encoding IS1182 family transposase — MLGQPKDMSKDADYLLIDKLIPANHLLRKINHWFNLSIVNQLTEMYYCPNNGRPSIPPELYFRIMLLGALFGIHSTRRLIQEIQYNIAYRWFCGLSLTSSIPHHASLSRIKKRYPSEVFEQLFIAILEQCVSAGFLNKKDITTMTDSLLFNANASLNSMQRIDETERKTEMLTYKRLEKRKLLNKTHRSITDPDATLAFKQGTSRTLKYKAHVTIEKESRLIIAIKITTGATHDSQPYLEQLNYIENHLGFNIKETVADRAYGVGHIISTLHTSGIATTIPLFSTRSGTSGQIPGFYYDTGKDCYIGPANCELKRAKALCNDTATYHSKVNDCYNCSFSKECQAAKKNNGKFRVITRHIHSELFQQVITAMSTQPFKQTLSERLWKVEGIMNELKHYHGLGKARYRGLVNVQIQSYLAAIAINIKRFVFFLCLFFFSKLMVKRKPAFTTGRLVNIN, encoded by the coding sequence ATGCTAGGTCAGCCAAAAGATATGAGCAAGGACGCTGACTATTTACTAATAGATAAATTAATCCCAGCAAATCATTTGTTAAGAAAAATAAATCACTGGTTTAATTTATCAATTGTTAATCAATTAACAGAAATGTATTATTGTCCCAATAATGGCAGACCCTCAATTCCACCTGAGCTGTATTTTAGAATAATGTTATTAGGAGCATTATTTGGTATCCACTCAACAAGGCGCCTTATTCAGGAAATCCAGTATAATATTGCCTATCGTTGGTTTTGTGGCTTAAGTTTAACGTCATCGATCCCTCATCATGCAAGCCTAAGTCGAATTAAAAAACGTTATCCTAGCGAAGTCTTTGAGCAACTCTTTATTGCCATTCTAGAACAATGTGTCAGTGCAGGCTTCCTTAATAAAAAAGACATTACTACGATGACTGATAGTTTGTTATTCAATGCCAATGCCTCATTAAACTCCATGCAACGAATAGACGAAACGGAAAGAAAGACTGAGATGTTAACTTATAAGCGGTTAGAAAAACGTAAATTGTTAAATAAAACCCACAGAAGCATTACCGATCCTGATGCCACACTTGCGTTTAAGCAAGGTACATCCCGAACTTTAAAATATAAAGCGCATGTGACGATAGAAAAAGAAAGTCGTCTCATTATTGCGATTAAAATCACAACAGGGGCTACTCATGATTCACAACCTTACTTAGAACAGCTTAATTATATTGAAAATCATTTAGGATTTAATATCAAAGAAACAGTGGCTGACAGAGCTTATGGGGTTGGACATATTATTTCAACATTACATACTTCAGGTATTGCCACAACGATTCCTTTATTTAGTACTCGTAGTGGTACGTCTGGACAGATTCCTGGGTTTTATTATGATACAGGAAAAGATTGCTATATTGGTCCAGCTAATTGTGAACTTAAACGTGCAAAAGCACTTTGTAATGATACAGCTACTTACCATTCGAAAGTGAACGATTGTTACAACTGCTCTTTTTCAAAAGAGTGTCAGGCCGCCAAAAAGAACAATGGTAAATTTCGCGTTATTACCAGGCATATTCATTCCGAATTATTTCAACAAGTTATTACAGCAATGAGCACTCAACCATTTAAACAAACATTAAGTGAACGCTTATGGAAAGTTGAAGGGATTATGAATGAGTTAAAACATTATCATGGCTTAGGAAAAGCACGTTATCGCGGTTTAGTTAATGTGCAGATTCAGTCGTATCTGGCAGCAATCGCTATCAACATCAAACGATTTGTCTTTTTCCTTTGCTTATTTTTTTTCAGCAAATTAATGGTCAAGAGAAAACCAGCTTTTACAACAGGCCGGCTGGTTAATATTAACTAA
- a CDS encoding recombinase family protein: protein MNDGLKYGYARVSTKEQNLDLQVDALTKAGCHKIFREVAKGAKTDRPKLNELLSVLKSGDTLIIWKLDRMGRSLQHLITTFNELIKKGIGIISIQDPIDGCFYRNGANATKTTCFCHQFNHFKLNLKIYLLNNFTGSRLS from the coding sequence ATGAACGATGGATTAAAGTATGGATATGCCAGAGTATCAACTAAAGAGCAAAATTTAGATTTACAGGTTGACGCACTGACAAAAGCAGGTTGCCATAAAATATTTAGAGAGGTTGCAAAAGGAGCTAAAACCGACCGCCCTAAATTAAATGAATTGCTATCAGTGTTAAAATCAGGTGACACTTTAATCATATGGAAACTGGATCGGATGGGTCGGTCATTGCAGCATCTGATTACCACGTTTAATGAGTTAATAAAAAAAGGAATTGGGATTATTAGCATCCAAGACCCTATTGATGGGTGTTTTTACAGGAACGGGGCAAATGCGACCAAGACCACCTGTTTCTGTCATCAATTTAACCATTTCAAACTAAATCTAAAAATTTATCTACTGAACAACTTCACTGGTTCACGCCTATCATAA
- a CDS encoding tyrosine-type recombinase/integrase, translating into MSKNTYIENYIAYQKSTDKSPATLASYRSDLIQFAIWFESINGVEMKLINITPTDARQYKQHLIDSNLRPPTINRRLLSLKYFLGWGWETKKIKYRFPLPKTVKQSQSMPKWLTRSQQNQLLRHVEQYGNKRDAAIVKILLNTGLRVSELCDMQWAHITMSERKGRLQVNAGKGCKYREIPLNKDVRLALYNLDYTIHAGSDAFVFKGQRGALSPRGVQLMLNRLRIPDELGVISPHHFRHTFCKNLVDAGISLEKVAMLAGHERLDTTKLYCQPSFADLSDAVEKIGELD; encoded by the coding sequence ATGAGCAAAAACACGTATATTGAAAATTACATCGCTTATCAAAAATCGACTGATAAATCACCAGCAACGTTGGCGAGTTATCGTAGCGACCTAATCCAATTTGCTATTTGGTTTGAATCAATCAATGGTGTCGAAATGAAATTGATTAACATTACGCCAACTGATGCACGCCAATACAAGCAACATTTGATTGATTCAAATCTCAGGCCGCCAACTATTAATCGACGGTTGTTATCACTGAAATATTTTTTGGGGTGGGGATGGGAAACAAAGAAAATAAAATATCGATTCCCACTGCCAAAGACAGTGAAACAATCACAGTCGATGCCTAAGTGGCTAACCCGTTCCCAGCAAAATCAATTACTTCGTCACGTAGAGCAGTATGGCAACAAAAGAGATGCTGCCATTGTGAAAATATTGTTGAATACAGGCTTACGTGTCAGTGAATTGTGCGACATGCAATGGGCGCATATCACCATGAGTGAGCGTAAAGGCAGGTTGCAGGTTAATGCTGGCAAAGGATGCAAGTATCGTGAGATCCCATTAAATAAGGATGTACGCCTTGCTTTATATAATTTGGATTATACAATACATGCTGGCAGTGACGCCTTTGTTTTTAAAGGTCAACGTGGCGCGCTTAGTCCACGAGGTGTGCAGTTGATGCTAAATCGGCTACGTATTCCTGATGAGCTTGGTGTTATCTCGCCCCATCACTTTAGACACACGTTTTGTAAAAATTTGGTTGATGCAGGGATCAGTTTGGAAAAAGTGGCTATGTTGGCTGGGCATGAACGATTAGATACAACAAAATTATACTGTCAACCGTCATTTGCTGATCTAAGCGACGCTGTTGAAAAAATCGGAGAACTTGATTAA
- a CDS encoding Tn3 family transposase — MRLMDVLPSKEAKRFSQPPTFNGDDRKNHFKVDEPLRESIDNAKQTDSQIGLLLQYGYFKASGKFFTSKSFKSSDIKFVSKILGVAPPTDFLEKYTDRMHQKHRLLILDISGHVDFGSAIQFFEESVADMVDKQMHPRKMFYVLVEQLRQKKIELPSYDRITRTITDKFHDFEKNIIQTMADLISPAQVEALEQLTMTTDNHYDRSLLTRLKVITQSLRPAKIKSGIRSFLIIKKLHEEIIPIIEKLTLSTEATKYYAQWVIKAKTTQIAEMTESHKRHLYLMSFIDHSYKIWQDTLVDMLLKSVQQQLNKAERIVGKMLIDRMPEKNRLTASILSGLDDSQGTVNAVRVVVHDPALSNDDKILKLYQIVPSQEKDAPLSKTDEDSEKLKRQLEAEKTQNDEFDVLSSLSRKLQNRVSDIVKHLKFEACKGAEDLYSAIEHYQSAKKITSTAPDSFLSDLEYTAIHRDEKFNVSLYKAVLFCKIAAAIKCGQISLVYSYRYLSIDSYLISERYWKEHKAHLLEKLGLEQFSDIEAMLPAFRGILDKQFIDVNQGILNGANKYITIQKDGSFSVHTPAVEKPDYDSISLIIGNDRYIPILQMMAEMNTLTTFTSNFKHHKIKGAAGAPNNEIFYAGLFGLASNIGLHKLANTAVGINYNTLSNTVNWYFSLENLHAVNQSLTDLMGKLWLPEKFKREKHLLHTSSDGKKQCVSAESLNANESFKYFGNGKGSSVYRFIDERGILFYSTVFSSSERDAAYVIDGLLHNDAVASNIHSTDTHGYTEMVFAVSHLIGVTFAPRIKDPSAQILVSFSKIKSELTTKGYPIKPTYYVNEHRIRRNWDNILRLIATIKLREHRASTILKRLGEYSNQHPLQEALKEFGRVIKSIFMLKYFDDVELRQTIEKQLNKGELANKFSGAISFADQNILEAHSEDQEISVMCRTIIQNIIILWNYIELTKIIMRSDVDERALLLENILSASILTWRHVNLHGTYDFSNLLSANDPDYSLDDVINFKSA, encoded by the coding sequence ATGCGTTTGATGGATGTACTGCCCAGCAAAGAGGCCAAGCGTTTTAGCCAACCGCCAACGTTTAATGGTGATGACCGAAAAAATCATTTCAAGGTAGACGAGCCTCTTCGCGAATCCATTGATAATGCCAAGCAAACCGATAGCCAAATTGGCCTATTGCTTCAGTACGGCTATTTTAAAGCCAGCGGAAAATTTTTCACAAGTAAGTCATTTAAATCGAGTGATATCAAATTTGTATCAAAAATACTCGGTGTAGCGCCTCCAACGGATTTTCTAGAAAAATACACTGATCGTATGCACCAAAAGCATCGATTATTAATTCTTGATATTTCCGGACATGTTGACTTTGGAAGTGCTATTCAATTTTTTGAGGAATCAGTAGCCGATATGGTTGATAAGCAAATGCACCCACGTAAAATGTTTTATGTGCTTGTTGAGCAACTGCGTCAGAAAAAAATTGAACTGCCAAGCTATGACCGGATTACCAGGACAATCACAGATAAATTTCATGACTTTGAAAAAAATATCATACAAACGATGGCAGATCTGATCTCGCCGGCACAAGTAGAAGCATTAGAGCAACTGACGATGACCACTGACAATCATTATGATAGATCGTTGCTGACTCGGTTAAAAGTTATCACTCAATCCTTGAGGCCTGCCAAAATAAAAAGCGGTATACGTAGTTTTCTTATCATCAAAAAGCTTCACGAAGAAATAATCCCTATTATTGAAAAATTGACTTTATCAACAGAGGCAACCAAATATTACGCACAGTGGGTAATCAAGGCTAAAACCACACAGATTGCAGAGATGACCGAGTCCCATAAGCGACATTTATACTTAATGTCTTTCATTGACCACAGCTATAAAATTTGGCAAGACACGTTGGTTGATATGCTGTTAAAAAGCGTTCAGCAACAATTAAATAAAGCTGAACGCATTGTCGGTAAGATGTTAATCGATCGCATGCCAGAAAAAAATCGACTGACCGCCTCTATTCTATCTGGGCTTGATGACTCACAAGGCACCGTTAATGCCGTTCGAGTCGTTGTGCACGATCCTGCATTGAGTAATGATGACAAAATTTTAAAACTATACCAGATCGTTCCCAGTCAGGAAAAAGATGCGCCCTTGAGCAAAACAGACGAAGATTCAGAGAAGCTAAAACGCCAACTCGAAGCAGAAAAAACGCAGAACGACGAATTTGATGTGTTGAGTAGTTTGTCCAGAAAACTGCAAAATCGCGTGTCTGATATTGTGAAACACTTGAAATTTGAAGCGTGCAAAGGCGCAGAAGACCTTTACTCTGCTATCGAGCACTACCAATCAGCGAAAAAAATCACATCAACGGCACCCGACTCATTTTTAAGTGATCTTGAGTACACCGCGATTCATCGAGATGAAAAATTCAATGTGTCACTTTATAAAGCTGTACTTTTTTGCAAAATTGCTGCTGCAATTAAATGCGGCCAAATCAGTCTGGTTTATTCTTATCGATACCTTTCAATTGATTCTTATTTGATCTCAGAGAGATACTGGAAAGAGCATAAAGCGCACTTGTTAGAGAAGCTTGGATTGGAACAATTTAGCGACATTGAGGCAATGTTGCCCGCATTTCGTGGTATTTTAGACAAGCAATTTATAGATGTAAATCAGGGTATTCTCAATGGCGCGAACAAATACATTACCATTCAGAAGGACGGTAGCTTTTCTGTCCATACACCCGCAGTTGAAAAGCCAGACTATGATTCCATTTCACTGATTATTGGTAACGACAGATATATTCCAATTTTACAAATGATGGCTGAAATGAATACGTTGACAACATTTACATCTAATTTCAAGCACCATAAAATTAAGGGTGCGGCGGGTGCGCCAAATAACGAAATTTTTTATGCTGGTCTGTTTGGTTTGGCGAGCAATATAGGCTTGCATAAATTGGCTAACACCGCAGTTGGAATTAACTACAACACGTTGTCAAACACGGTGAATTGGTATTTTTCATTAGAAAATTTACATGCTGTAAACCAGTCCCTGACTGATCTGATGGGTAAGCTGTGGTTGCCTGAAAAATTTAAACGCGAAAAACATCTACTGCACACCTCCAGCGATGGGAAAAAACAATGTGTGTCGGCTGAGTCATTAAATGCTAACGAATCGTTCAAATATTTTGGTAATGGCAAAGGTTCGAGTGTTTATCGATTTATCGATGAACGCGGGATTTTATTCTATTCTACTGTATTCAGTAGCTCAGAACGGGATGCGGCTTACGTCATTGACGGACTGCTCCACAACGATGCGGTTGCTAGCAATATACATTCAACGGATACACATGGTTATACCGAAATGGTTTTTGCTGTATCCCATTTAATTGGTGTGACGTTTGCTCCGCGAATAAAAGATCCCTCCGCGCAAATTTTAGTTAGTTTCAGCAAAATAAAATCCGAGTTAACCACTAAAGGCTATCCAATTAAACCAACTTATTATGTCAACGAACACCGGATCAGACGTAATTGGGACAATATATTGCGTCTGATTGCCACGATAAAACTTCGTGAGCACCGTGCGTCGACGATACTGAAACGATTAGGTGAGTATTCCAATCAACACCCACTACAAGAGGCATTAAAAGAATTTGGCCGGGTCATCAAGTCAATTTTTATGCTGAAATATTTTGATGACGTAGAATTACGGCAGACAATCGAAAAACAACTAAACAAGGGTGAGCTGGCCAATAAATTTTCCGGAGCAATCTCATTTGCAGATCAAAATATACTGGAGGCGCACAGTGAGGATCAAGAGATTTCAGTAATGTGCAGAACAATTATCCAAAATATCATTATTCTGTGGAATTACATTGAATTAACCAAAATCATTATGAGATCAGATGTCGATGAACGAGCTTTATTGCTTGAAAATATTCTCAGCGCATCGATATTAACCTGGCGACATGTCAACTTGCACGGGACTTACGATTTCAGTAATTTGTTAAGTGCTAACGACCCTGATTATTCATTGGATGATGTAATTAATTTTAAATCGGCATAG